The Zootoca vivipara chromosome 4, rZooViv1.1, whole genome shotgun sequence genome has a segment encoding these proteins:
- the C4H11orf87 gene encoding uncharacterized protein C11orf87 homolog gives MSAKLSKELRLSLPPCLLNRTSGSSNASTTCITQMGQLFQSFSSTFVLIVLIALIFCLILLSLITFHVHKRKMKKRKMQKAQEEYERDHCSSTSTEAGGSCEIPQGRESSRLGRTTQDSNIQCTSAPEPQKTHPERSCLDTDTPGLLHTVVLS, from the coding sequence ATGAGTGCCAAGCTCTCCAAGGAGTTGAGGCTCTCCCTGCCACCCTGCCTCTTGAATAGGACATCTGGCTCTTCGAATGCCAGTACCACCTGCATCACGCAAATGGGGCAGCTCTTCCAGTCTTTCTCTTCcacttttgttttaattgttctgATCGCCCTCATCTTCTGCCTGATTCTCCTCTCCCTCATTACTTTCCATGTCCACAAGAGGAAGATGAAGAAACGGAAAATGCAAAAGGCTCAGGAGGAATACGAACGGGACCACTGCAGCAGCACCAGCACTGAGGCAGGTGGCTCATGTGAAATACCTCAAGGAAGAGAATCATCCAGGCTGGGAAGAACCACCCAGGATTCTAATATCCAGTGTACTTCTGCTCCAGAACCACAGAAAACACATCCTGAAAGATCATGTTTGGACACAGATACTCCTGGGCTTTTGCACACAGTGGTATTGTCttga